The Arachis ipaensis cultivar K30076 chromosome B10, Araip1.1, whole genome shotgun sequence DNA window atgaggctccttgggcgtGGAACACCAGCTAGGGGATCCTCTCTGGgtgtttgtacattggtctctgctctttgggctggatgcctagaagggggcaggaagctggcgttggacgccagttttgagccttctaatctgaagcaaagtatggactattatacattgctggaaatctctggaagtcagcttttcatagccattgagagcgttccatttgaacttttgtagctccaaaaaagctcttctgaatgcaggtaggtcagatccagacagcatctgcaatgctttctctgtctctgaatcatacttctgctccagctcctcaatttcagctaaaaaatacctaaaattgtccaaaaatacaaaaactcatggTAGAAtctaaaaaatgtgaatttaacactaaaacctataaaagcttaaaaaaactaaataaaaactaataaaaactatataaaaatgatgtcaaaaagcgtataaaatatctgctcatcagttagcttgaattccactaaagctaatctttgattaggacttgtggactagagttgattttgctcacttgaatttccttcaattgttagaggacaattaagtgagagcaaaagacaactgccatcacaattgaggatgataatgaggatatgaATTTCAATTCTCACTCCTTACCGAGACCTTTCTTAGTTGATAGCTAATTTTCttattatttacatttcttgcctatcattaaaaatcccaaaaatattttcccataaccaataatatgcacacttccctgcaattccttgagagacgacccgagatttctctcggtttttattaggtttgacttaagtgacaaacaaattaatctttgattgagggttaattgttggtttggatctatacttcgatagaattattttgtgaaaattcctaaccgacgattTTTCTCACATCATGGACTGAAGTTGATGTTGGGGAAAGTGGGTGGCTGTCGATTTTCCAAAGCAGTTGCCACAAGGATTTTAAGTTCTTTCTTCCTTGAGGATTTGGACTTCTCGCATGATCTTCCAGTCGCAACATTAACGATTATCATGGGTTCAATGTCATTTTTCCCTTGGTGCTTCCTTGATTGCTTTGGGATTTTACTGTTCTCCTGCTTTGCGCAAACATTCACGGGTGAACCTTCTAAGTTTGCAAATGATTTTCGTAAACTTGGATAGTTTTTCATATCAGATGGCTTGTTCGAGGGCATCCTTCAGGTCCATGCAATCTTGGATTTTGTGTCCGTAGCCTCGGTGATAGTTGCAGTACAAGGACTTATTTTTGCCAATCCTCTCTTCCATTTGCCAGGCCCTCGATATCATGCCCCAGTCGCACTATTATCTGGCTTACTTCTTCGTCATTAATATACTCCCTAGCCACATTTTGAATCTCATGCATGGTTCATACGAGTTTGGTAGTGAGGTACTTTCGAAAGTCATTGTTCATCAGCCCGTTGGTTAGGCATAGGTTGGCAACCGAGTCCATGAGGCCGACTATTTCAAAGCATTGTTGTTGAATTGACCCATATACTTTCTTATTGACTCGTTGTTTCTCTAAGTTATTCCTAGTAGGTTGATGGGGGTGTTTTGCCTTGGTGATCCATGTTGTGAATTGAGCCAAGAACTTTTGGGATATGACTGAGAAGTATATGCGATAGATCCTTGTAGCAAGAAGTTGAACCACTTGATCGCTGGGCCTGCGAGGGTTACCAAGAATGCTCGACAACGTACCACATCAGGAACCCCTTCCAGATTCATCCATGCCTCGAAGGCAATCAGACGCTCTTGGGGGCCTTGATTCTGTCATAACACATATCCGTTGGCTTATCTAAATGTTTCAGCAAAGGAACTCAGAGGACCCTTTCGTCAAAAGGTGTAGCTCCCACGACAACGGGTTCATTATGTCACCTTATTTTCCCTGTGGGGGATCAACCATTCCCCTTATGGTGATGTTTGCGCCCTTCATGACTTGGAGATCTTGTTTCTTCATTGTGGGGGTGGTATTGAGTGATCCATCGTCAACGTCTACTAGTTTCCCATTCTAGCAATTTGGAGTGATGCCTCCCTAAAAGCTGTGTCCTCGAGTGCACTTCTGAGCTTGATATCGGTTGGTAGTGATCTTCGGCAGTAACTTCTCTTTTCAAATTCTGCAGTCTATGTCACAACTCTTGAATGATTCGGGCACTATTGGTTCTTGTCTCTCCAAAGGGACATGATCCAGTTTCGGGTGTGAATTTTGGCTGTTTTGTGGCTGATGATTGGGGGTCAATGCCATGTGGACCACGCTCAGGATTCTTGCCCCGTTTAGCGCTTGATGGTTCTCAGGGGGATTGTATTTTCCGTTATGTTCAAGTGAATGTTATCCATCAGTACGGAAGCCATTAAGCTATCTTACTATGGATCCTCATATATAACACCAATATTTGTGAGTACCTAGAATAGTGGGATCTACAGTTTTTGGGGTTGACGAGCTTTACAGTCTTCGGTCCAATCGGGTGAATGGTGGAGGTTGATCTGCAAAGACACTAGTCCAATGCTCAAGTAAAAATGGATCTCAGAGATAGAGTTTTAGAGGTATGTCTATATAAAAGGTACCTGGGGAAGTCTGCAACTCCCCTTTATATAAGTTTggtcatcttatcttctagtCAATTGGGATATAAccaatatttgaatttgaatattaaTTAGTGGTCTGCTAATCTGGTAGGCGCTGGGGTCTTTCGGCCTGAGAGGGATGATCTAGCTTCTAGGCGAGTCATTGTTGGGCCGTATGGGCCGGAACTCGAGTCCGTAACATGtagcaataacaacaacaatacaaaaagaaggaagaggaaACACACACAAAAAAACGCATAATTCACACATATGATTGTGtaaataatttttgttaaatttaaactaatttaattaaatttaattatcaaaaatatTTAAACGTGTAGTggaatcaaaaataaaatatctctTAATCTATATAAGGGAGGTATAAGTATATAAGTTATACACTTACTCCACCACAAACATATCATTTATTAGAATGATAAATATTTGAGGAAAAAAAGTCAATCTTAGAGAATCACAATATTTTGTATAAGATCTCTGATATTAATAAAAATACATCTGATAAAAAAACAAAGGAAGTAAATTAAAAGAGTTTTAATCTTTTTGTTTAATAAATATTATNNNNNNNNNNNNNNNNNNNNNNNNNNNNNNNNNNNNTTGTTATTTTCAAAGGTTATTTATCaaaaattgattattattttaAGACTGAAAAAGTGAAAATAGTACTTTAATCTTTGTTAAAATATATCAGAATCTTCTGGCTTGCTTTTcgaggattttttattttataattgggGAGGAGATGGTGTTTTTcattaaaatggaagaaaacgGAGTTATACAGGAGACTGGGGGTGCTGTCCTGATGGATCTGCAATACGCCCCGTTCGTAAGTACCTGCAATCCACCCCCTTGTATTGACTGCATGCATGACACATGTCTATAGCCCCCCTTTAACCTGTGAATCTCATAATCCCCTTGGTCCCTCTTCATACTCAcattctctctcttcctctcactTTTAATTCTCGTCCTTTCTCTCCTGAGCACCCCACACTTAACAATTCTTTCTTCTGTAATTTAAACAACCCCTTCCTCCATACTAGAGCTTCATATTCagatttattattttactatATCTCCATCAACATAACCAAGTAAGTACATTTTTTAGTAATAATATTTTTAGTgagttaaattattttaattactgtaaataaaaaataaattagattagTTTTCAGAAATGAATTTGGGTTAATTAATTCATTGTTAGTAAGAATAGTAGTGAAACAAGTATTAGTTAGGGTCACAATTTTAGTTACACTAAGATAgtactaaaatatatttttaacttGTAAACAAAAACAGTACTTAATATATTATTAAGATACTTTAAACTTTAAACATActtcatatattatatatttttgtagaAGAATTTAAATACTTAAATATATACTGCAATACATACGAACAtatgttaaaatttaaatatatattttttgtatttaacaATAAGTTAAacatatttaatataaaatataagatTTGATGCCATACATTGTTAAAATGTTcagaatatattttatttattgtattattaaatttatgttgaataAATGTTAACGTGGGGTATGTTGTTTATTTCAAACAGAACcgaaaatattatataatattatttaaatatgcttttatttatttatttaatgttaGAGAAATATTGGATATATGTTAGATataatttatataatataatagttTTTTGTTTCGGAAAGAATACAAATAGAAGATGGTTCGTGACATTACGCCTCCTAAAGATCACATTTTTGAATACCTTGAACGTCCACCAtatgtaattatttttatgtttgtatatttgttattattgttgttgttattatcatAGTTAGTATTATTGTTAATATTGTCGtcgtcattattattattattattattattattattattattattattattattattattattattattattattattattattattattattattattattattattattattattatttatgtttgtttttttttttgttgttgttgctattgTTAATTATAATTTGTTATTTGTTTAAGAGTTCAAAAAATTTAGAATCAAGACATTTGAACCAAGATTCATATGATCCCTGAGTTGAGATCGAGTTACGAAATAGTGGATTTTATCACATATCTCAAATTGGGAAACTTGTTTTGCACAATGCACTTATAAATTCCTTAATCGAGCGATGGCGTCCAGAGACTCATACGTTTCATCTTCCACATGGTGAATGCACGATAACCTTAGAGGATGTTGCAATGATATTTGGACTCCTGATAGATGGTATGCCAATGTCAGGATTTACGGATAGCAGCACTAATGGCCTCGAAAATGTTCATGACACAATTTGGTATTGTACCTACTGCCGCTGATCATAAAAGAAGCGGTGTCAAGCTTGCATGGCTTCGCACCCTAAAGCGGCACATGCAGTTGGACACCGCACTTGGTAGACAAATGTATGTCAAGATACACTTATTATTGTTGTTTGGCACAAATTTGTTTTGCGACAAGTCAGGAATGACAATCCACCGGAAGTTCTTGCCTTTGCTCCGAAATTTTTCTGACATTAGAGGCTTTAGCTGGGGATCCGCTTGCCTGGCACATTTGTACAGGACATTATGTCGAGCATCACGTTACGATTGCAAGGAGGTGGATGGCCCATTGGCACTGCTTTGTATATAGGCTTGGGAACGGTTACCGTTCCTAGCACCGGTGCAATCGCATCCTAGTTTTCCGCTTGCGTGCAAGTAAAATTATTTCATATGTTAACATATTATCGCTTATGTattgtttaattatattatataacatATATTGGTTCTGAgtgttagagatttattttatttcaattggaTGTTTTGGCGCTTGCAGTTTCACAGAAACCAAAAGTGGACCATTTCTCACATCAGGCGTTTACTAGATGATATTCCTGCAGATGGGGTTCGTTGTTTTGTTGTATTTAACAATATTGTtattaatattatcattatatttgtGTTTATATTTATGCAGTCATTTTGGAATGTTTTTATAGTTTGTGTGGAACCCATACAGTCCTGATCATATAGAAAATATTGTAGTTCCAAATGACATTTTGCAGCATCGATTGATGTGGAGTGTAGTTGTGCCACTAATATCATTTGAATGCATTGAATGGCATGCATCCGACCGGGTGATGAGGCAATTCGGTCTGGTGCAGGAAGTTCCTGGAGAAGCTACTCATCTTGCAGAATCTCACAACGTGGTTCTCACTGGACCAAAGAACAAAGATTGGACAGTTGAACATTCTGGATATATTATGAGATGGACAAACCATTTGAGTTCTGTTCTAGTTGGTGATCCTGCACTACACTATCAAGCATCTGATCAGGTATATGCAATGGTATACAGAAGCATATGGGGCTCACCTGCGATTGACTGGTTATATTCCacagccatagccacaaccataGCCCATCATACACCCATACCAACTGCCAACTTCCTTTCCACACCAGTACCTGTACACACAGCCAAACCCTGAGCCTGGACCATCATTCTTTAGTCAGTTGTTCCCTGACTCACACTCATTACACATGCCGCCCTACCAGGGATATTATCGATCTTTTATGTCACAGCATGTAGACACAGCTGCACAATCATCAAACCACCAGCTATATCAGTGGGTGGCTGAAACAGAGACATCTCAATGGATAAATGACTTGTTCTTTGACCCTCAGCTACAAGTGCAGCAATCCCAACCTCAACCTCCTACAGTTAACGAGCAGGCACCACAGCATAGCCAACAATCGCCTCAAATTGCGCTGGGTCGGTCATTTGTGGATTCGAGACTAAGACGTCGCAGTCCCTCTCCATGCTCGGGGTCTAGAAGGTCTGTTGACTCGATCCAGAGTGTCGCTAGAGGGATTAGTCATAGTAATGCTGTTAATTTTCCTCAAGTGCAAGCACCAATGACTGTGGCTGATAGTGATGGTGAGGACGACAGTGAAGATGATAGTGATGGTAATAGTGTATTTAATATTGGTGTATTTAATGTTAGTGTATTTAATATTagtgtatttattattgttaatgaATCCTAATAATTGATTAGTGTATTTATTCTTTTGGTTGTTCATGTCATGCAGCTGCGGCGAAAGATATAGATGGGGTGGAAGGTGCGAGAAGTTTCCACACTACCGATGTACAAAGTAAGGGGTATAACTTGAAGATTGACCAAACATGTAGGAGCGCAAGTAGATATACCCCTTCCACAATAAAAAAGGCAGTAAAAAAATGTACTAAATTTGTGAAAAAGACATTTAGCAAGTAATCTTTATATTTGTTGTTCACCTATTGTTGTAAGACTGCTATTGTGGTAAGATTGCTAgagtagtttttttttaatttaattcacaATGTAGTACATAATCCAATACAAGAAGTAAATAAATGCCGAAAACCCTAAGAATTATGATCACCACCGCTAGCACTTGACCCTGCACGATGAGGGCATCTACTTCGACTGTGACCCTGGCCTCCACAAAGCCTGCAACGCCTAGGACCACGCATATCATGCATATCCATTTTATTCAAGAAGCGAGTTATTTTGGGACATCCTTTGGATACTCGCTTTAAGTGCGGATTAGGTATGTTCCTTGGTCCTTGATACACAGGCCATGTTGCTAGGTTCCCTAATGGCTTAAACCTTGCTCTATACACCTTTTTTATCTCCTCCATCCTATATACGTCATGAACATATTGTTGCCAATCACGTCATTGGTTCGCACAACACGCAAAGACATGACGACAAGGAATTCGATATGTCTGAAACTCACCACAATCACAATGCCGTTGATGGAGATTCACCACATACTCTAAACCGTTTGGTATCTCGTATACCTCAAAGACCTTGTTCTGCCTATCAAACAAGTTAACTTGGATGTTTCCCGCTGCCTGCTGATTTAATTGAAGTTTGTTGATTGCATATTCAGAGAATACATGTCCCGTATTCAGTCGAGCCTCAGCCTCATCCTTCTTCCTAGTTCCTAGTGAACAACTCATTTAGCCTGTAAAAAGTTGCCTTGACAAGTGATGTAACTGGAAGATTTCGTGCCCCCTTTAATACCCATTGATGCACAGACTAGATTTGTGGTCATATAACCCTAGCGATATCCATTGTCGAACGCCAAAGCATATTGCTGACGTGGGATCCGATCGAGCCACTGAGTGTAAGCCTGACCACGCTCACATAATCTTGCATACTGCACATTAAATTCACGCATGGTCCTACAATAACctgtaaaaaaataagaaaaaaaataagtgtGACCACATAACACTAACATCAGTATTTCACTATAATTTATGTACCCATATTTACAATCAACTTCTGTAAATACGGTGCCTTGAAATTCCTTAAGAAGTTGGATGCTATGTGCCAAACACAAAACATGCGGATAGCTCTAGGAGGATCCCATGATCCGTTACTACGTGCTATTGCTGAGGTAATAGAGTCGTGTCGATCAGAGATAAGCCCAATACCATCCCGCGTCACCACATATGTGTGCAAATTAGTAAGAAAGAAGTGCCATGCATCAGAAGTCTCACCCTCAACAACGGCAAATGCAAGAGGCACAATATTGCCATTGCCATCCTGAGAAACTGCAACTAAGAGAGCTCCTTTGTATTTGCCATACAGATGTGTGCCATCTATTTGGATGATTGCTTTCCAGCTCCTAAATGCTCTAATGCAAGGGTAAAAGCTCCAAAATACCCGTGTCAGTATCCTAATATCCTGGACCACCTCATCCCCTTGGTAAGCTGGTGCAGTTTCGATCTCGATTGCAGTTGATGGATCTTTTTGTACCATTGCTTCAAACCACGAGGGCAAAGCTTCATAAGAAGCTTCCCAACCACCAAAAATATTTGCAATTGCCTTTTGCGTAGCCAGCCATGCTTTGCGGTAACTTATCATATAATTGAATTTCGATTGCACTTCAGCAATCACAGATTTCACCATTAAAGATGGATCAACTTCAACCACTGGCTTTATAACCTCTACAATCATGTCTGAGTTTATCTTGGCATGATCTTGAGAGATTGTTGTTCTGGAGCATATGTGACTACCATTGTACCGCCTTATAACCCAACAAAATTTTCTCTTAATAAGACTAGCCCTGATAAGCCAATCGCAATTTGTTCCATATTGTACACACTTAGCATAAAATGTGATTGGCTCAGATTCACACACTTGATAATTCACACCCCGACGAATGATATAATCTTTAATTGCTACAATCACAGTTTCTCTAGAACTAAACTCCATGCCGATAACAAATTCACCATCTGTAACAACAACAAGGNNNNNNNNNNNNNNNNNNNNNNNNNNNNNNNNNNNNNNNNNNNNNNNNNNNNNNNNNNNNNNNNNNNNNNNNNNNNNNNNNNNNNNNNNNNNNNNNNNNNNNNNNNNNNNNNNNNNNNNNNNNNNNNNNNNNNNNNNNNNNNNNNNNNNNNNNNNNNNNNNNNNNNNNCAgccataacaaaaaataatttttactattactaataataataacaatagtgataaattaataataataataacaacaacaaataatcgtaataacaaataataacaataatagtaaTGCGTATTATAATAAAGGCTAagctaataataattattattataatactAATCACAATAAAAATAGAAGACTACTTACCTGCATTGAAAAATTCAGGAAATTCTGGTGCATTCATAGCGTCTAGATCCAAAGCATGCATAAAAGAAGGCTCTCTAGATAGATGTTGGCTCGTTAGTGCATTTGTCACATCTGCAACGCAGGCTCAACTATGATATCATCTTCATCGACATCTTCAGCTGGACCAACAATATGATAAGTTCCCTCAAATTCCTCTTCACTTTCAGTGTTATAAACCGTCCAGTTAATGTTAGATTCGGGTAAATTAACCTCAACTAattcttcaaactcaacatatAACTCGATAACTGACACTTGTTCCCGTGTTTGTTGGTAGATCGGAAACATCCCTTGCATACTTGCATCGTCAACCACATACATTATTTGAAATTGAATAACACCACCAAATACTAACACAGGCTatctataaaaaatatttgtgaCTCTCTTTAATATTTGATTATCAACACTTCGACAAAGTATACTCTTAAACTCCTCATATGTTATTCCAAAAGGAATAACAAGATCATATGGATTTTCACATATAAAACTCACACCTTCAGATGTTTGTGGAAAGATTTTACCATTGTAATATATTTTCAAACTAACACTTTCCTCCATTTTTCCTCTCTTACTCTCTCAACGAAATAAACCACACTCACACTCAACAAATTCGTTCTTCTTTTTATAATACTCGAGgtatttttttaatctaaaaaataCAGTACCCCTGCGTAATGTCATTCCGCCCCCTGCGTTCTGGCAATACGCTGTTCCTATATTGTCAATATGCCCTCCTTGTATAATGTTTTTAATATTAAAGTAATACAATACGCCCCTCTTGTATTGTATGTTTAATATTAAACTAATACAATCTGCCCCTCTTGTAttgcttttaaaaatttttagaaaagcaATACGCCCCCCTTGTAttgtcttttttattttcaaaaaatatttcggTAAAGCAATCCACCTCCTGCGAAATGTTAGCCCCCAGAAACATGCAAAGCACCACCAAATCCAATATCGAAGCATTACACCAAATCCTaaccaatattaaaaaaaatgagcCATTTTTCGATACTAAAATCTTACTGAAATGATTAatgttttttttaataattttttaatgcttaataaattgttttaatttatgtttcaagGTACACTGACAGACAAATTAAAAATGGCGACTGTATGAAAGCGGGTTCAACGGATCGGaccttgtttgaatatgatgtTTACTAACTAAGAAGGTAAGTGACACAATTATATAagcaataatatatataatttttctgGTTTAAATAAACATATGAGAATTATGTTTTTAGCAGCTAGTGACgtactcaattttaattttttggagatcattaattttttttaaaatgttttgaatacaataaaaaaattagtttaaataTATAATGATTTTTTAATTGATGATTTCATTTGCAAAATTATTTCATTTTTCAATTCTCAAAGAAGGATTAAAgactattttaatattaaaaaaaattatacccATATAAAATACAGTTTGTTCGACAAAAATAACTAAActttaaatttgtatttataaTTCAATAAATATCCTTCTTCTTTCCATAACCACCACCACTTCTGCTACTTCACAAGTCTTAATTTCTCCTTTCATCAATTAGAATGCCAATCTCAATCTAAGTAACAGCTCAAGTTTTAGAAAGGATAATAAAACCAACAAAAATAGAAACATAAGCTTGGAGCTTAATTAtgagaaaataataataagaagaaagCAAAAAAGCCAAAAAAGTGAGTACTATAACAATACTTGACGCTGCAACGACAAAGCAAAAACCGTGGTAGATTTGAGCATTAATGAAGAGAGGAAAAAGAATGAATCTGCTTTTGCTTGTTTGACAGCAACAACGGCGCTGATCCCTTTCGTCGTCACCTTCTCCATCTccccttctccttcttttttcctttcctttcgtTTTTTTTCTGTTCATTCTTTGCTGTATGTATATCTCTCAAACTcacatttctttctttttcttctttgctgCTATAGAGACGATGGTGTCCAACCTTTCCAACACCACCCGTCGTCTCCAACGAGGGAGTGCTGCCCCAGGTCTAGGTGCCTCAGGTGGTGGTTTGCAGTAGTGAAGATCGCAACGACACCAGCATTAGCAACACCGATTCTCCGATGGAGTGAAACCGCAGACAAGAGACGGCATCAAAAAGCAAGGGAGGAAATGGCGGGAGAGGTGGCGGAAGGTGCAGCGGTGGAAGAAGGAGGGATGAAATGAGAGGTTGAGAGTTTTGAGGTTGCATTGAGGAATGTTTTTGAGATGAAAAGGAGGCTATTGTCGGAGGGAGGGATGGAGCAATGGAAGTGGATGAGATTTGGAACTTCGGGAGAAGAGAATGGAGGTGACCGGAATGGAGAAGATGGTAGTGGTGAAAGGGGATTGTGACGGCAGCGAAGGTTGGAGGGTAGAAGCAGAGGAGGAGGGAGCGTGGTTAAATTGTTAGGATTAGGGATTGAGTTTAGAGATAAATGAAGATGAAAGGTTAGGAATATTTATGAAATTATGAACAAAAATTTAATAAGAGAAAGTGTTGCCTTTGACCAACAAAAAGAAACGCTTTTTGGGGGGTTGGTTATACAGCCGTTACCTTTGGTCTAAGGCAACGCTTTTCTGTATTAAAGGGAACCCTTTTTATGGCAACTTTCAAAAAACGTTGCCTTTTCTGCAAATAAAGCAACTCCGCAAAAAGGTTGCCTTAGAGCACCCAAACACAGCGCTTTATATTTGACGTTATGGCAACACTTTTTACGAGTTGTATTTTCTAATACATAAAGCAACACTTGTCTAGAGTTTTTTAAGTTGCCttttcatatacctaaagcaacacttgtgCAAGTTTTTTCTAGTTGCTTTTTCACATACCTAAAGCAACATTTGTCGAGGTTTTTTTAAGTTGCCTTTTTCATATACCAAAAGCAACACTTGTGCAAgttttttctagttattttttcaCATACCTAAACCAACACTTGTCCAGGTTTTTTTAAGTTGCCTTTTTTCATATACCAAAAGCAACACTTGTCCACATTTTTTTAAGTTACCTTTTTTATAGACCTAATGCAACACTTATTTAGGTTTATTTGCAATTGTCTTTTTTTAATACCTAAAGCAACACCTTGTTGAGTTTTTCTTAGGTTCtcttttttaatatctaaaataatattttttttacctttattatatttatatgacaTTTGAAGAATATATAACACCCACATTTGAATaagctaataatatatattgcATATATATAGAAACGTCTTTCAAGTGCCAATTAACATACTTGCTAAGTTACCaagtcaaataaataataaacataagtAAGCAAAATACATGTTTTTCTAATGATGAACTTTAACAAAAAAGAAACTAAGTTGTCCACTTGAAACCTAAAAGACTTTGTGATTCACCATTGTGCCAAGAATTGCCTTTATGTCTTCAGAAAATTTCATCCAATAATAAGAAAGCTACAATCAaatttaaatgaacaaaaaagttATAGTCAAAACATCA harbors:
- the LOC107620540 gene encoding uncharacterized protein LOC107620540, yielding MNAPEFPEFFNADGEFVIGMEFSSRETVIVAIKDYIIRRGVNYQVCESEPITFYAKCVQYGTNCDWLIRASLIKRKFCWVIRRYNGSHICSRTTISQDHAKINSDMIVEVIKPVVEVDPSLMVKSVIAEVQSKFNYMISYRKAWLATQKAIANIFGGWEASYEALPSWFEAMVQKDPSTAIEIETAPAYQGDEVVQDIRILTRVFWSFYPCIRAFRSWKAIIQIDGTHLYGKYKGALLVAVSQDGNGNIVPLAFAVVEGETSDAWHFFLTNLHTYVVTRDGIGLISDRHDSITSAIARSNGSWDPPRAIRMFCVWHIASNFLRNFKAPYLQKLIVNMGYCRTMREFNVQYARLCERGQAYTQWLDRIPRQQYALAFDNGYR